A segment of the Deltaproteobacteria bacterium genome:
GCGCCGTCTTCACCGCCACCGCGCGAGGACCCCAGCGCTGCGGCCACGCTTCAACGGCGGACAAGACCGATGCCGCCAAGAGGCAACCGATCAGGAGAACCCGCGGCGGCTGGAGGGACATGGAATGGAGGGACATGTATTTTTGTCTAAACGGCTTGTTTCGGGGATACAACTTCACTTGATTGGACGATGCGCGGTTCCGTCGATCCCGGCGCGTGTTCCGCGCGCAGATTGGAGGATAGGGAGTTTGCCGGGAAGGGGCAACCGTCCGCTCTGGACTTCTCGAACTCGAATCATTACGTTCTGTTTCTCCTTCTCGACAGGCGCCTCGACGCCGTTCCGCTGTTGGTGAACCTTCACATGAGCATGTGGTAAGTGAACGCCTTTGGATGGGCGAAACACGCGGGCGCCGCGTCGGCGGAAGGATGATCGACGGCGAATGAATACCGTGGAAGAACGTTTCGACGTGATCGTCGCGGGAGGCGGCAGCGCGGGAGTGGCCGCCGCGGTGGGCAGTGCGAGGAGCGGCGCGCGGACGCTGCTCATCGAGAGATACTACTGCCTCGGCGGGGCGTCGACCATGCGCAACGTCCTGACGTACTGCGGCCTGTACACGCTGGACGAACGCCCCAAGATGGTCGTCGGCGGCGTCGGCGCCGAGGTCGTCGGCCTTCTCAAACAGCACAACGCCCTCACCGGACCGTTTCGCTTTCGCGGCGTCTTCGTGGTGTTCGATCCCGAGGCGGTGAAGATCGTGCTTGATGAAGTCTGCCAGGCGGCGGGCGTGACCGTCATGCATGGCACGATGGTGGTCGCCGCCGAGCGTGAGGACGGTGTGATCACGACCGTCACCGTCGCCGACCATGCCGGCCTGCACCGGGTCAGCGCCAAGGCGTTCGTCGACTGCACCGGCGAAGGCAATCTGGCGGCCCGCGCCGGCGCCGGCACCCGCTACGGCAATGACGACGGCGTCAATCTCGGAAGCCTCGGCACCCGTTTCGGCGGCATACCCGCCGACCTGCCGGTAAGCGCCGACGACATCGCGGCCGCGGTGGCACGGCTCGGGTCCGACCGCCGGCTCGTCACCAAGGACCGCGGCGTCGTCGCCCGTCTGCCGCACTCGGGCGATCTGGCGTGTTATCTGGTCTCGGCGGACTACGACCCGCGGGATGTCCGGTCCCTTTCCGCGGCGGAACGGGACGGTCGGCGGCAAGCTTGGAAGTACCTGGAGGCCATTCGCACCATACCCGGTTGCGAACGTGCCTATCTGGTGGCCACCGGCCACGAATTCGGCACTCGCGAATCGCGGCATATCGAATCGGTTCGCCAATTGAAGTGGCGCGACGTCGAGGACAGCAACCGCTTCGACGATTGCATCGCGCTGGGCGCCTGGGGCGCGGAGTGGCACGACCGCAAGACGTACGGAAGTACCTACGACTATCCCCCGGAGAGGACGTCCTACGACATTCCACT
Coding sequences within it:
- a CDS encoding FAD-dependent oxidoreductase, encoding MNTVEERFDVIVAGGGSAGVAAAVGSARSGARTLLIERYYCLGGASTMRNVLTYCGLYTLDERPKMVVGGVGAEVVGLLKQHNALTGPFRFRGVFVVFDPEAVKIVLDEVCQAAGVTVMHGTMVVAAEREDGVITTVTVADHAGLHRVSAKAFVDCTGEGNLAARAGAGTRYGNDDGVNLGSLGTRFGGIPADLPVSADDIAAAVARLGSDRRLVTKDRGVVARLPHSGDLACYLVSADYDPRDVRSLSAAERDGRRQAWKYLEAIRTIPGCERAYLVATGHEFGTRESRHIESVRQLKWRDVEDSNRFDDCIALGAWGAEWHDRKTYGSTYDYPPERTSYDIPLSCLTSRDTPNLFAAGRVADGDRLAGAAIRVMGTAFATGHAAGVAAAHAANGSPWQAADVRRTLADQGAILDRSAIPRFS